Proteins from a genomic interval of Desulfovibrio piger:
- a CDS encoding DMT family protein, producing MQIPVPVATVGLLVLSNVFMTFAWYGHLKHKSMALPMVIFISWCIAFFEYVLQVPANRIGYGYFNAAELKTIQEVISLTVFSLFSVFYLHETLRWNHILGFALIVLAAYVIFKEW from the coding sequence ATGCAGATCCCCGTCCCGGTCGCCACAGTCGGCCTGCTGGTGCTCTCCAATGTCTTCATGACCTTCGCCTGGTACGGTCACCTGAAGCACAAGAGCATGGCCCTGCCCATGGTCATCTTCATCAGCTGGTGCATCGCCTTTTTCGAGTATGTGCTGCAGGTCCCGGCCAACCGCATCGGTTACGGCTACTTCAATGCGGCGGAGCTGAAGACCATCCAGGAGGTCATCTCCCTGACGGTCTTCTCGCTCTTCTCCGTCTTCTACCTGCACGAGACCCTGCGCTGGAACCACATCCTGGGTTTCGCCCTCATCGTGCTGGCCGCCTACGTCATCTTCAAGGAATGGTAG
- a CDS encoding sulfite exporter TauE/SafE family protein: protein MVSTAIILFCTCAAFVAGFIDSIAGGGGLITIPALLLSGLPPQLALGTNKVGCCLGTGVAMLNFARSNLILWRLALLGVGFSLVGAGIGTELALYISPDLLGKVLVLLLPFAMLATLMPKKEQKNPPLTSGRRYWILAPLCFLIVGIYDGFFGPGTGSFLILALHWVLRISLLEASATSKVMNFASNLGAMILFIWNGAVIWSVGLPMMAANIAGNWLGSRLAIKVGTEAVRRFLWVSLSLLLATLIWRFFISPYLLGA, encoded by the coding sequence ATGGTCAGCACGGCTATCATCCTTTTCTGTACCTGCGCCGCCTTCGTGGCGGGCTTCATCGATTCCATCGCGGGCGGCGGCGGCCTCATCACCATCCCCGCCCTGCTGCTTTCCGGCCTGCCGCCCCAGCTGGCCCTGGGCACCAACAAGGTGGGCTGCTGCCTGGGCACCGGCGTGGCCATGCTCAACTTCGCCCGCAGCAACCTCATCCTCTGGCGGCTGGCCCTGCTGGGCGTGGGCTTTTCGCTGGTAGGGGCAGGTATCGGCACCGAGCTGGCCCTCTACATCTCGCCCGACCTGCTGGGCAAGGTGCTGGTGCTCCTGCTGCCCTTCGCCATGCTGGCCACCCTCATGCCCAAGAAGGAGCAGAAAAATCCGCCGCTCACCTCCGGTCGCCGTTACTGGATACTGGCGCCGCTCTGCTTCCTCATCGTGGGCATCTATGACGGCTTTTTCGGTCCCGGCACCGGCAGCTTCCTGATCCTGGCCCTGCACTGGGTCCTGCGCATCAGCCTCCTCGAAGCCTCGGCCACGTCCAAGGTCATGAATTTTGCCTCCAACCTCGGCGCCATGATCCTCTTCATCTGGAACGGCGCCGTCATCTGGAGCGTCGGCCTGCCCATGATGGCCGCCAACATCGCGGGCAACTGGCTGGGCAGCCGTCTGGCCATCAAGGTCGGTACCGAAGCCGTGCGTCGCTTCCTCTGGGTCTCGCTCTCCCTGCTGCTGGCCACCCTGATCTGGCGCTTTTTTATCTCTCCCTATCTGCTTGGGGCCTGA
- a CDS encoding GlcG/HbpS family heme-binding protein — MLKRIVPLVLALVLCAGLAQAKTKAPATQLPGDLTLAEAQKVLDAALVKAKAQGVPMNIAIVDAGGNLKAFVRQDGAFIGSIDVSTKKAVTARYFNMPTSTLGAASQPGQELFGIEATNGGLVIFGGGELLIRDNVIVGAIGVSGGSVAEDTNVAKAGAAALK; from the coding sequence ATGCTGAAGCGTATCGTTCCTCTCGTTCTGGCTCTCGTTCTCTGCGCCGGTCTGGCCCAGGCCAAGACCAAGGCCCCCGCGACCCAGCTCCCCGGCGACCTGACCCTGGCCGAAGCCCAGAAGGTGCTCGATGCGGCTCTGGTCAAGGCCAAAGCCCAGGGCGTGCCCATGAATATCGCCATCGTGGATGCTGGCGGCAACTTGAAGGCCTTCGTGCGTCAGGACGGCGCCTTCATCGGCAGCATCGACGTTTCCACCAAGAAGGCCGTCACGGCCCGCTACTTCAACATGCCCACCTCCACGCTGGGCGCCGCTTCCCAGCCCGGTCAGGAACTGTTCGGCATCGAAGCCACCAACGGCGGTCTGGTGATCTTCGGCGGCGGTGAGCTGCTGATCCGCGACAACGTCATCGTGGGCGCCATCGGCGTCAGCGGTGGTAGCGTGGCCGAAGACACCAACGTGGCCAAGGCCGGTGCCGCTGCCCTCAAGTAG